GAGTGAGAAGAGTAAAAGGGATAGTGATGGTGATGATAATAGTGATGGGATGTAATAGTGGTGGTAAGGATCCAGAGAAAGTGTTTTTGAGTGAGATGGTAAATTTAGGGAAAGGATTTTTGGAAGTATTTGTGAGTTTTGGGGATATGATTACAGGGACGTTGGGGATAAAAGCGGAAACAAAAAAATCGGATGTTGGGGTTTATTTTACTAAAATTTCAGAGACAATGAAAGCAACAAAAGCAAAATTAAATAAAATTTTGGAACAGAATGGACATTATGAAAAAGTAAAAGAAAAGGTTGATGAATTTATCACAACAATTGATAAGATTGAGGCAGGAGCAAAAGAAGCATCTGGGGGTGCTAGTGGTAGTGATGCTATAGGTAATGCTGTTAAAGACCAGGCTGCTGTTTCTGCTGACAAAGATGTAGTAAATGTTCTTGTAAAAGGAATAAAAGGAATTGTTGGAGCAGTATTAAAAGAAAATGAAGGCAATGCTATTGCTACAAAGACTGATGGGGAACAACAAAAATCAATTGGTGGGTTATTTAGTGGGAATAAAGATGATGGGACAGATGCTGTAGCAGCTGCAGCAAGTGCAACGATAGGAGCAGTAAGTGGGACTGATATTCTTCAGGCTATTTTTAAGTCTGATGAGGTGATTGATGCTGAGGTTAAGATTGATCAAGTAAAAAATGCTGCTGAGATTGCTGCTGCTAAACAGGATAATGCCAAGAAGGAAATTACAGTAGATTCAGCAAAGAAAGATGCAGTAATAGCAGCAGGGATAGCATTAAGAGGAATGGCAAAAGGAGGCAAATTTGCGGCTAAAAATGAAGACAAATCAGTACAAGCAGTAAATGGAGTAGTAGCAAGTGCAGTAAATAAGGTGTTAAGTACCTTGGTAATAGCGATAAGGAATAGAGTGGATTTAGGATTAAAAGAGATAAATAAGGTATTGGGAGAGATTAAGCAAGTAGAAGGTTCTGAGGTTAAGTCTAATTAGTAGGTGAATTAGTATATATTGAATATAGTTGAAATTATTGGATAAGAGTATATTGATAAAGGAAAGGGAGCAAAAGAGCTCTCTTTTTTTATTTGCAGTATTGTATATAGTTTGATGAATTGTGTTTCATATAAACATCTTTGTTTCTTCTACTCCTTTAAAGATAAGCTAGAAAAAAATAAAAAATAAGGAGGCTAGAAGAATGAAGAAAGAGAAAAAAGGAGAGGGGAAAGTAAGAGTAGTGATATTAATGGTGATGATGATGGTGATGATGGGATGTAATAGTGGTGTGGTGGAAGCAGAGCAAGGAAAGAATAAGTTTTTGCAATCTTTAGTTAATGTAAGTAATGAATTTTTGAATGTTTTCACTTCATTTGGGGATATGGTGGGGAGTGTATTGGGGTTGAATGTTAATTCAAAGAAGTCAGATGTAGGGAATTACTTTAAGACGGTTCAAGATACTGTACAAGGGATAAAGGATGGGCTTAATAAAATTGTTAGCGAAATGAAGGAAGAAAAGAATCCTAATGCTGAGGCTACTGAGAGTGCGGTAAAAAAATTGTTAAGTGAAACACTAGATAAGATAATTGGTGGAGCAAAGGCTGCAAGTGAGGCGATAGGAGATGCTAGTGAACTAATTGGAAATGTAGCAGCTGATAATGCTGGAGGTACTGCTGGTGATGTTACTAAGTTAGTAGAAGGAGTTAAAAATATAGTAGAAGTGGTACTAAAAGAGGGGAAACATGATGCTGGGGATGATAAGAAGGCTAGTGATGGTTCTACTGCAAGAGGTGCTGCTGCTGATGGTGAGGCA
The nucleotide sequence above comes from Borrelia duttonii Ly. Encoded proteins:
- a CDS encoding variable large family protein, with the protein product MRVRRVKGIVMVMIIVMGCNSGGKDPEKVFLSEMVNLGKGFLEVFVSFGDMITGTLGIKAETKKSDVGVYFTKISETMKATKAKLNKILEQNGHYEKVKEKVDEFITTIDKIEAGAKEASGGASGSDAIGNAVKDQAAVSADKDVVNVLVKGIKGIVGAVLKENEGNAIATKTDGEQQKSIGGLFSGNKDDGTDAVAAAASATIGAVSGTDILQAIFKSDEVIDAEVKIDQVKNAAEIAAAKQDNAKKEITVDSAKKDAVIAAGIALRGMAKGGKFAAKNEDKSVQAVNGVVASAVNKVLSTLVIAIRNRVDLGLKEINKVLGEIKQVEGSEVKSN
- a CDS encoding variable large family protein, which translates into the protein MKKEKKGEGKVRVVILMVMMMVMMGCNSGVVEAEQGKNKFLQSLVNVSNEFLNVFTSFGDMVGSVLGLNVNSKKSDVGNYFKTVQDTVQGIKDGLNKIVSEMKEEKNPNAEATESAVKKLLSETLDKIIGGAKAASEAIGDASELIGNVAADNAGGTAGDVTKLVEGVKNIVEVVLKEGKHDAGDDKKASDGSTARGAAADGEAGKLFDTANAGTAENAKKSATDAAKAVGSVSGADILQAIVKKGDPKLASAKDGTIAGAIALRGIAKDGKFAGPSAAAAEYNIGVKNTVVSAVNKALNTLTIAIRKTVDKGLKTVKESMKLNTEIEKTVVGPDKK